The proteins below are encoded in one region of Penaeus monodon isolate SGIC_2016 chromosome 32, NSTDA_Pmon_1, whole genome shotgun sequence:
- the LOC119593562 gene encoding transmembrane protein 199-like: protein MSKMEDHVLIIPSKRFVQILQELRDAFGSPQSIQQKIPAGEGLAGKEIKLTTQDIKWCHEKMRERGIPERVHELLAESEIILPKYEPPPRSPELEARIQRLRFEQENRDYKDMVKSVDNVYQGDGTQLGEIGKEMRIVNRHIISGLQYLLSVIGTFFAVFIALGMATQDYGVRALVATLAALAVGLAEI from the coding sequence ATGTCCAAAATGGAGGATCATGTGCTCATTATACCCTCAAAACGGTTTGTCCAAATTCTGCAAGAGTTAAGAGATGCATTTGGGAGCCCACAGAGCATCCAGCAGAAGATCCCAGCGGGTGAGGGCTTAGCAGGAAAGGAAATCAAACTGACAACACAGGACATCAAGTGGTGTCATGAGAAGATGCGAGAGAGGGGCATCCCAGAGCGCGTCCATGAACTACTGGCAGAGAGTGAGATCATCTTGCCCAAATATGAACCACCCCCGAGGAGCCCAGAACTTGAAGCCAGGATTCAAAGGCTGCGGTTCGAGCAAGAGAACCGCGACTACAAAGACATGGTCAAAAGTGTGGATAACGTTTACCAAGGAGATGGAACACAGCTCGGAGAAATTGGCAAAGAAATGCGGATTGTTAATAGGCATATCATTTCAGGGCTTCAGTACCTCTTGTCTGTTATTGGCACTTTCTTTGCAGTATTTATCGCATTGGGTATGGCCACTCAGGACTACGGAGTGAGGGCTCTGGTAGCCACACTGGCTGCATTGGCGGTCGGCTTAGcaga